Proteins encoded by one window of Superficieibacter sp. HKU1:
- a CDS encoding DUF2164 domain-containing protein, protein MADITLSSTERDRLRSELATYCSDHFELELEQFDAEFFIDFIIEKLGPAFYNAGIEEAISTHIAYSERIQEEMDLKKIL, encoded by the coding sequence ATGGCTGACATCACCCTGTCTTCAACGGAGCGCGATCGCCTGCGCAGCGAGCTTGCCACCTATTGCAGCGATCATTTTGAGCTTGAGCTTGAACAGTTCGATGCTGAGTTTTTCATTGATTTTATTATTGAAAAACTGGGGCCCGCGTTTTACAACGCCGGTATTGAAGAGGCGATCAGTACGCATATAGCGTACAGCGAACGGATCCAGGAAGAGATGGATCTGAAAAAAATTTTATAA
- a CDS encoding DUF445 domain-containing protein has product MDKITELKRAKRLALSLLLIAAATFVTTLFLPPNFWVSGVKAISEAAMVGALADWFAVSALFHHLPIPFISRHTAIIPRNKDRIGDNLGQFVQEKFLDTQSLLTLIRRHEPAKMIGTWFSQPDNARRVGQHLLQVMSGFLELTDDARIQRLLKRAVHKAIDKVDLTQTSAMMLESMTKNNRHQRLLDAIIAQLIALLNRDNSREFIARQIVHWLKTEHPRKAMLLPTEWLGEHSADLVSDAVNSLLDDITQDRTHQIRRAFDRATLKLIDNLKTDPEMLAKAENIKSYIKNDDAFNRYLGELWADLRNWLKEDMRSEDSRVQKRIAEAGLWFGETLTADDALRASLNGHMEQAVIRVAPEFATFLTHHISDTVKSWDARDMSQQIELNIGKDLQFIRVNGTLVGGFIGLVLYLLSQLPALLTFPNF; this is encoded by the coding sequence ATGGACAAAATCACTGAACTAAAACGCGCCAAGCGCCTGGCGCTGTCGCTACTGCTGATTGCAGCGGCAACCTTTGTCACCACGCTATTTTTACCGCCGAACTTTTGGGTCAGCGGGGTGAAGGCGATCTCAGAAGCGGCGATGGTCGGCGCGCTGGCCGACTGGTTCGCCGTGTCGGCGTTGTTCCATCATCTGCCGATCCCGTTTATCTCCAGGCACACGGCGATTATTCCGCGCAATAAAGATCGCATCGGCGATAATCTCGGTCAGTTTGTGCAGGAGAAGTTTCTGGATACCCAGTCGCTGCTGACGTTAATTCGTCGTCACGAACCGGCGAAGATGATCGGCACCTGGTTCAGCCAGCCGGACAATGCCCGCCGGGTCGGGCAGCATTTACTTCAGGTGATGAGCGGTTTTCTGGAGCTGACCGACGATGCGCGGATCCAGCGCCTGCTCAAACGGGCAGTGCATAAAGCGATTGATAAAGTTGACCTGACCCAGACCAGCGCGATGATGCTGGAGAGCATGACCAAAAATAACCGTCACCAGCGGCTGCTGGACGCCATTATCGCTCAGTTGATTGCCCTGCTTAATCGTGATAATTCGCGGGAGTTTATTGCCCGGCAAATCGTCCACTGGCTAAAAACCGAGCACCCGCGTAAGGCGATGCTGCTGCCGACCGAATGGCTTGGCGAGCACAGCGCGGATCTGGTTTCTGACGCGGTAAATTCGCTGCTCGACGATATTACCCAGGATCGCACCCATCAGATCCGCCGGGCGTTCGATCGCGCGACGCTAAAACTGATCGACAATCTGAAAACCGATCCGGAGATGCTCGCGAAAGCAGAAAACATTAAAAGCTATATCAAGAATGACGATGCCTTCAACCGCTATCTGGGCGAGCTGTGGGCGGACCTGCGCAACTGGTTAAAAGAAGATATGCGCAGCGAAGACTCGCGGGTACAAAAACGTATCGCCGAAGCGGGCCTGTGGTTTGGTGAAACGCTGACCGCCGATGACGCGCTGCGCGCCTCACTGAACGGCCATATGGAGCAGGCGGTGATCCGCGTCGCGCCGGAGTTTGCCACCTTCCTGACCCATCATATCAGCGACACGGTAAAAAGCTGGGATGCGCGGGATATGTCGCAGCAAATTGAGCTTAATATCGGCAAAGATTTGCAGTTTATTCGCGTGAACGGGACGCTGGTGGGCGGGTTTATCGGGCTGGTGCTGTATCTGTTGTCACAACTTCCCGCCCTGCTGACATTCCCCAATTTTTAA
- a CDS encoding Rpn family recombination-promoting nuclease/putative transposase: MAQSTPSTPHDAVFKHFMRHKASVCDFLAIHLPPALRQHCDLRTLKPESTSFIEEDLRAYYSDMLWSMKTTAGEGYIYVVIEHQSSSVAHMPFRMMRYAIAAMQNHLDAGHKTLPLVVPMLFYHGDTSPYPSSLCWLDEFADPALARQLYSTAFPLVDITLIPDDDIMAHRRVALLEFMLKHVRRRDLLALLDPLVSLLGMGYTTDNQLKALFNYMMVHGDVSRHREFLRQLAHRMPQHKEEMMTLAERLRQEGLKDGLEQGLEQGLQQGKHVEALRIARTMLANGLDRDTVLKITGLPASELDPMSH, translated from the coding sequence ATGGCACAAAGTACTCCCTCTACGCCGCACGATGCGGTGTTCAAACATTTTATGCGGCACAAAGCGTCGGTTTGCGATTTTCTGGCGATCCATCTTCCGCCTGCGCTACGGCAACATTGCGATTTGCGTACCCTTAAGCCGGAGTCCACCAGCTTCATCGAAGAAGATCTGCGCGCTTATTACTCCGATATGCTGTGGTCAATGAAAACGACGGCGGGTGAGGGCTATATTTATGTGGTCATTGAGCATCAAAGTTCGTCGGTGGCGCATATGCCATTTCGCATGATGCGCTATGCGATAGCCGCCATGCAGAACCATCTGGATGCCGGGCATAAAACCTTGCCGCTGGTGGTGCCAATGCTGTTTTATCACGGAGACACTAGCCCGTATCCGTCTTCCCTGTGCTGGCTGGATGAATTTGCCGATCCGGCGCTGGCGCGGCAGCTGTATTCAACGGCGTTTCCGCTGGTTGATATCACCCTCATACCGGATGATGACATCATGGCGCACCGGCGCGTCGCGCTCCTTGAATTCATGCTTAAACATGTCCGCCGACGCGATCTGCTGGCCTTGCTTGACCCGCTAGTCTCACTTTTGGGGATGGGATACACTACCGACAATCAGTTAAAAGCATTGTTTAACTATATGATGGTGCACGGCGATGTATCTCGCCATCGCGAGTTTCTCCGTCAGCTTGCCCATCGAATGCCCCAACATAAGGAGGAGATGATGACTCTCGCAGAAAGATTGCGCCAGGAGGGTTTAAAAGATGGTTTAGAGCAAGGTTTAGAGCAAGGCTTGCAGCAGGGGAAACACGTTGAAGCGTTACGCATTGCCCGCACCATGCTGGCGAATGGGCTGGATCGCGACACGGTACTAAAAATCACCGGGCTCCCTGCGAGTGAGCTTGATCCTATGAGCCATTAA